CAAGGCCAGCGCCTCGAAGATGTTCACGCCCGCCGGCTGATCCAGCGCCGTTCGCGCGATTTCGAAAGCCCGGGCATCGTCCCGGGCTTTTTTGTCGAAACCGACCCACGACATTCGTCGGAGGGCCTTCCGCGGCCTTGCCAAAGCGAGGCGTTGCACCTAGTTTCCGCCCGTTCGCGGCCCCGGCTGCGCCGGATGCAGTTGTAGCTCAGTTGGTTAGAGCGCCTGTCTGTGGAACAGGAGGTCGGTGGTTCGAGCCCACCCAACTGTACCAGCCAATTCAAGACTTTAGCCAGCATGCGGGAAGCCGGCAACGCTGGCCAGCGGTTGGCTGCCTCGGCGATGGTCCTGGCCGACATTCACCGCAGCGGATCATTCCGGGGGCCGACATCACACCACGTCGGCGAAACTCTGCCCGTTCATATCGATGCTGAGGCCTTCCAGCGCGAGGTCGTTGATTTCGCCTCCCATGGCCTTGATGCTTTCCTCGCGGATCAGCGCCATCAGTCCGCGACGGAGTGCCAGGAATTCCGACGACATCATCATCGATTGCTGCCGTGGACGCTCGAGCGGAATCACGATCTCGGCCTTGATCGTGCCGGGGCGCGTCGTCATGCAATAGACGCGATCGGACAAAAAGATCGCCTCGTCGATGTCGTGGGTGACGAACAGCACCGAGATCTTCAGGCGCTGCCACATGTTGGTGAGGATCTGCTGCATGATCACCCGCGTCTGCGCATCGAGCGCGCCGAACGGCTCGTCGCAGAGCAGCACCTTGGGACCGGTCGCCAGCGCGCGCACGATGCCGACGCGTTGCTTCATGCCGCCCGACAGACTATCCGGATATTTGTTCTCGAACGCGGTGAGCCCGGTGATCCCGAGCAGCGTGCGCGCAGCGCGGTCGCGGCTCGACTTGTCGAGGTGTTTCATCTTCATGCCGAACTCGACGTTTCCCTTCACCGTCTTCCAGGGAAACAGCGAGTATTGCTGAAACACCATGCCGCGCTCGGAACTGGGGCCGTCGACCACGACCTCGTCGACCAGAACGTCGCCCGTGGTCGGCTTCAGAAAGCCGGCGACGGCGTTGAGCAAGGTCGATTTGCCGCAACCGGACGGCCCGACGATCGATACGAACTCGCCCGGATTGACGTGGATCGAGGCGTCGGTCACCGCCTCCATCGGCCCGTCGAGCGTCTCATAGCTCAGCCCGAAATTACGGACGTCGACGCGGCCCTTGGTCGGTGTCGGTTTCGGCGCTTGCGTGCTCATTATTTGCTCCATGGCATGACGAGGCGGCCCAGCCCGCGGATCAACATGCTGGAGCCGAGCCCCAGCACGCCGATGCAGATCATCCCCAGCGCGATGTCGGCATACTGCACGAGTGAATAGGCTTCCCAGGTGAAATAGCCGATGCCGAACTGGCCGGAGATCATCTCGGCGGCGATCAGCGACACCCAGGCCACGCCCATGCCGACGGTGAGGCCGGTGAAGATGTGCGGCAGCGAGGCGGGAAAATACACTTCTCGGAAGATCGCAAATTCGCGGGCGCCGAGGCATTGCGAGGCGCGCACCAGCACGGGATCGACCAGTTTCATGCCGTGCAGAGTGTTGACCAGGATCGGAAAGAACGAGCCGAGGAAGGTGATGAAGACAATGCTCTGCTCGTTGGTCGGCCACAACATGATCGCCATCGGCACCCAGGCGATCGCCGGGATCGGCCGCAGCACCTCGCTGATCGGAAACAGCGCCTCGTGGATCAGCTTGAAGCGGCCCATCACCATCCCGAGCGGCACCGCGATCAATGCGGCCAGCGAGAAGCCGATCAGGATGCGGCGGCAGCTCAGCAGGACGTGCATGAAGAACTTCGAATCGTGCATCGCTCGGGTCAGGCTGTCGTAGACCGCGGCGGGCGAGGGCACGTTGGTGAAGCGGACGAAGAACACCACGCGATTGGCGGTGAGCAGGTGCCAGGCGAACAGGAACAGCACCAGCGCGACCGCGCCGATCAGCAATGCGCGCAGGCCGCCGCGGTTGAGCTTGAGCCAGCGCCTGATATACGTCCCCGGCGAAGCCGCGCCGCGGCGCGGCGCGGTCGGGGCCGTGGCGGCCGACGGGAGCCAGCCCACACGGAAGGCAGCGGCCGGCGAGTCCGGCCCCTGCTGGTCGCGCCGCACCGCGGAGCTTTCCATCGTCAACCTCCGCTGACCGCTGACTTGAGGGCTTCGTCGAAATTCAGCACCTTGCCGTTGATCTTGGCGGCATGCGCTTCGGCGTCCTTCTTGAGCAGGAACGGCGACAACTGCGCCTTGTCGGCGCCGACCGTGTAGTAGGCCTGGTCGGCGAACAGCTTGATGCCCCGGGCGGAGTCGAACACATAGGCCATGTTGATCTTCTTGCCCTTGGCCTTGATGTCCGCATAAGCGGCGAGCGTGCAGGCCGCGCTGCTGAACGGCTCGATGCCGTCGCCGTCGACCCAGACCTCGCCGGCCTTGCGCGGCTCGGTGATCGGCTTCTTGCAGAATTTGTCCTCGCCGCTGATTTCGTAGTTCTTGGTGCTCTTCAGCTCGGCGTCGTAGTCGAGCTTCAGTTCGGCATAGGCCTTGCGGATGTAGCTGTCGTCGACCCAGCTCTTCGGATCGAATTCCTTCATGCGGCCGAGATTCTGCAGCACCTTGACGTCGACCGCGGCGGCCTCGATCAGCTGCGGCTTGATCGTCGGATCGGTGGTCATGTTGCCGCCCGGTCCCAGGAAGATGTAGACCACTTCCTTGTTGATGCCGGTCCATTCCTGGATCTTTTCGGCGGCGAGCTTCGGATCGGCGCGCAGCCAGGCATTGGCCGCGATGATCGCCTTGACATAGGCGACCACGACTTCGGGATATTTCTCGGCGAAGTCGGTACGCACCACCACGCCGTGCCAGGTCGGCAGATTGGTCTCGACGCCGTCGAAGATCTTGCGGGCGAAACCGCGGAACGGCAGTAGTTCGGCGAACGGGACGAAATCGGCGTGGGCGTCGATCTTCTTCTCCTGGAGATTGGTCGAGCCGACTTCCGGGCTCTGGCTCACCAGTTGCCAATAGTCCGCGGGCCAGCCGCGATCCTGCATCGCCTTTAGGATCATGCCGTGCGCGGCGGAGCCGAACGGCACGCTCACCAATTTGCCCTTGAGATCGGACAGCTGATAGTACGGGGAGTCCTTGTGAACCACCAGGCCGTTGCCGGAGCCGTCGAGGCTGTAGGCCGCGACCGCGATCAGGCGGCTCTTGCTCTCGGGGTTGCTCTGGAAGGTGAAGCCGTTCACCACCAGCGGATAGTCACCCATGCCGCCGAATTGCAGCTTGTTGGCCATCATGCCGTTGGTGACGGGTGGGCCGGAGGTGAAATTCTGCCAATCGAACTCGAATTTGACGTTCGCGTATTTGCCGTCCTTGGGAAGATACTTCTCCAGCAGCTTCAGCTGCCGAATGACGACGCCGGTGGTCGCGGTGTTGGTGGTGGTGTCCTGGGTGCCGATGCCGACCGTGACGGTGGTCTGGGCGGCGACCGGGGTGCTCGCCATCATCGCGGCGGTGAAGGCGGCGAAAATCAGACGATGTCCAGAAGTACGAACCATGGAAGACCTCTCGGTGAGCGATTACGACTTGGACGTTGGCAGTTGGTGTCAACATCCTTCGTCGGTTTCGCCGAGACGGCAAACGTCGTGGCAGTCGAGTGGTCGATTAGTTGCCGCGATAGAACGGCTGCTCAGCACTTGAGCAGTCTGAGCGTCGGTAGCCGCAACCATAGGCAGGCACGTCAGTCGCCGAGCCCGCGCATCTCCTGCAGCAGATCAGGTCTCAGAATCACGATCTGTGAGCGCCGCGAGGCGACGATGCCCTTCTCCTGCATCCGTTTCAGGCTGATCGTCACCCATTGCCGTGTGGCGCCGACCATGTGGGCGAGATCGGCATGGGTGAAAGCCGCACCGATCAGGACGCCGTCGGCATCGTCGACGCCGTAGAGCTGGGCGAGATGCAGCAGCAGATGCGCCAGCCTTTCGGTGATCGAGCGGGTGCCCAGCATCTGCGCCAGCGCCGAGTAGCATTTGCCCTTGAAGGTCAGCCCCTCGATCAGCCCGATCGCCAGACCCGGAACCTCGACGACCAGCGCGCGCAGATCCTTGCCGGGCAATTGCACGATGTTGGAGTTGCTGGTCGCGACGCCGGACCACTGATGCACGCCGCTGCCGAAGACTTCCGGTCCGCCGACGAAATTGCCCGGATGCCAATAAGCGAGTGTGATCTCGCGGCCGGATGGGGCGGTGTAGAACACGCGGATTCGTCCGGTCTCGATCAGATAGATGCCGTCGTGTTTGGCGCCCTGATTGAACAGCGTCTTGCCGCGATACAGCACCTTGCGCCGGCCGTGCCGCAGCACGATCTCACGCTCGCGATCGGTCAGCGCTGCCAGCAGAGACGGCGGACCGCCCAGCGAACGGGCACTTTCCGTCAGCAGCAGGGAGTGTCCCGCCTGCGATGCGACGGCCGGGCGGGACGCCACCGGATTCGTTGCGGATTTGACTGAGGCGAGAACCTGCATGCGCACTCCGGATTTGACGTGTTCTAAACACGCAGCAAACCTCGTGCCAATCGCTCGCAACTATGCCGTGCGTGGTCGATCGCTTCCCGGTCGCACGCGTGGACGCGGCCAAGCGACCCCGCGAACGCCTCAGCGCAACGGACGCCGAGCTATTCGTCGCCCAGAGCTCGGAGCAGGCTCCAGGGGTAGATGCCGCGATTGTGGCCGTCGGAGAAGGCGAGGTTGACGGCATAGCCGCCGATCGGGGCAACGCCGGTGATCGCCAGGCCGTCGAAGCGTTCCGGGAACACGCCGTCGATCCGCGCGCGGACGCAGAACGCGCACCGGCAGGCCGCTCGCAACGCTCCGGCCGGCAGCCGAAGCTGTTCGCCATGATCGAGAACGAGTTCGAGCGCGTCGAGATCGGCGCTGACGCCGATCCGCGCGGGTGCGACGTCGATCCGAGCGAGTTTGGACGGGGCAACAGACATCCGCGTGTTCTCCTGACCCGATCTCAGCATGCGGCAGCTGGCATCGACAGCAATTTGTTGCCTCGATCGATGCGTGCCGTCGCGTTCGGTCTGGCAATTCCTTGCTTGGCGTCGCATCGCGGCCCGCACACCATCGCGCAACGTCGGCGTCATCAACGGATAGGATCAGATGAGTGCATTCAACAGGGAGCGGGTGCTGTCGGTCCGGCACTGGACCGACACGCTGTTCAGCTTCAGGGCGACCCGGAACTCGGGCTTCCGCTTCCTCAACGGGCAATTCGCGATGATCGGCCTCGAAGTCGATGGCCGGCCACTGCTGCGCGCTTACAGCATGGCCAGCGCCAACCACGAAGAGGCGCTGGAATTCTTCAGCATCAAGGTTCCGGACGGGCCGCTCACCTCGCGATTGCAGCAGATCAAGGAAGGCGACACCATCCTGGTCGGACGCAAGGCGACCGGTACACTCATCACCGACAATCTCATTCCCGGCAAGCGCCTGTTGCTGCTGTCGACCGGCACCGGACTGGCGCCGTTTGCCAGCCTGATCAAGGACCCGGAGGTCTATGAGCGTTTCGAGACCATCATTCTGGTGCACGGCTGCCGCCAGGTTTCCGAGCTCGCCTATGGCGAAGGCTTGGTGACCTCGCTCGGCTCGGACGAATTCTTCGGGCCGCTGATGCGCGAGCAGTTCATCTACTACCCGACGGTGACCCGCGAGCCGTTCCGCAACCGCGGCCGCATCACCGATCTGATCGCATCGGCGCAACTGTTCGACGACATCGGCCTGCCGGCGCTCGATCTCGAAACCGACCGCATCATGCTGTGCGGCAGTCCGGGCATGCTCGAAGAGCTGCGCGATGATTTCGAACGGGGCGGCTTCGTCGAAGGCAGCCACAGCGCGCCCGGGCACTTCGTCGTCGAAAAGGCCTTCGTCGAGCGCTAGGCGCGGCGCGCGTTCCCGATGGGACGCTCGTCCGGGGCAATGGTGGCGCCCTGACAACTAATTGCTATCGCGGTCGGGCCCGCCGTCTATTCTGACAGAAATTCCAGTTCTCCGCGGTGGAATGGAACTGCTGCGAACCCATGAGGAATCGGTGATGGCGATGGACGAAATTCTCGACGACATGTCCGAAGTGTCCTGCGACGTGCTGGTGATCGGCGGCGGAACCGCCGGGCCGATGGCGGCGCTGAAGGCCAAGCTGAAGAACCCGAAGGCCAATGTGGTCCTCCTGGAGAAAGCCAACGTCAAGCGCTCCGGCGCGATCTCGATGGGCATGGACGGGCTCAACAACGCGGTGATCCCCGGCTACGCCACGCCGGAGCAGTACACCAAGGAGATCACCATCGCGAACGACGGCATCGTCGACCAGAAGGCGGTCTACAAATATGCAGAAAATTGCTACTCGATCATCGAGGAGCTCGACTCCTTCGGCATCCGCTTCCTGAAGAACGAGAACGGCGACTTCGCGGTCAAGAAGGTGCACCATATCGGTACCTATGTGCTGCCGATGCCGAACGGCGAGACCGTCAAGAAGGCGTTGTACCGGCAGTTGCGCCGCGCCCGCATCCTGATCTCCAACCGCTACATGGCGACGCGGCTGCTGACCGGCAGCGACGGCCGGGTCGCCGGCGCCGTCAGCGTCAACACCCGCACGGCCGAGATTCTGGTGATCAAGGCCAAGGCGGTGATCCTGTGCATGGGCGCTGCCGGCCGGCTCGGGCTGCCGACCTCGGGCTACATGTTCGGCACCTACGAGAACGCCGCGAATTCCGGCGACGGCTATGCGATGGCGTATCACGCCGGCGCCGCGCTGGCGAACCTCGAATGCTTCCAGATCAATCCGCTGATCAAGGACTACAACGGTCCGGCCTGCGCCTATGTGGCCGGGCCTTACGGCGCCTTCACCGCCAACAACGAGGGCGCGCGCTTCATCGAATGCGATTACTGGTCCGGCCAGATGATGTTGGAGTTCTTCAACGAGCTGCAGTCCGGCAAGGGCCCGGTATTCCTGAAGCTCAACCATCTGCACGAAGACACCATCAGCGAAATCGAGACCACGCTGCACAAGGTCGAGCGGCCGACCCGCGGGCTGTTCCACGAAGGCCGCGGCACTGATTATCGCCAGCAGCCGATCGAGATGCACATCTCGGAGATCGGGTTCTGCTCCGGCCACAGCGCCTCCGGCGTGTTCGTCGACGAATTCGCCCGCACCACGATTCCCGGGCTGTACGCCGCCGGCGACATGGCCAGCGTGCCGCACAACTACATGCTGGGCGCCTTCACCAACGGCGCGGTGGCCGGCGAGCACGCGATGGAGTTCGCCGACAATGCCGATTTCGCCGCATTCGACGCCGCCGACGTCGCGCGCGAGCGAGACCGGGTGATGGCGCCGACCAAGCGCGACGACGGCATTCCGCCGAACCAGATCGAATACAAGGCGCGGCGGCTGGTGAACGATTATCTGCAGCCACCAAAGGTGACGCGCAAGTTCGAGATCGGCCAGCGTCGGCTTGCCGAAGTCCGCGACGACATGGAGAACCGGATGATCGCCCGCAACGCGCACGAATTGCTGCGCGCGCTGGAGACTCAGTCGATCCTGGATTGCGCCGACATGGCGGCGCACGCTTCGCTGTATCGCACCGAAAGCCGCTGGGGCCTCTATCATCTCCGCACCGACTATCCGGAGAAGGACGACGACAATTGGTTCTGCCACACGCTGCTCAGCAAGAAGGACGGCAAAATGGCGAGCGAGAAGCGTGCGGTCGAGCCCTATATCGTTCCGATCGCCGACGACGAGAAGGACCTCTACGACAAGCAGCGCGTGCGCGCCTCCGCCTGATCTTTCCAATTTTCCAGCCTGGAGTTCAAAATGCCGCTCGCCAGTTACGAAACCTCGGTTCCCGTCGTGGTCGACGAAGCCAAATGCATCGCCGACAAGGGCTGCACCGTCTGCGTCGACGTCTGCCCGCTCGATGTGCTGCGGATCAGCGATCTCACCGGCAAGGCCTTCATGGCCTATGACGAATGCTGGTACTGCATGCCGTGCGAAGCCGATTGCCCGACCGATGCCGTGAAGGTCAACATCCCCTATCTGCTGAGGTGACTCATGGCCGAACCGTTCGAAGCCTACGACGATCTCGACGACATCGACGACCGTCTGCATGCCGCCGATGCCGGTGAACGCCGGGTGGCGATCATCGCGCTGGCCAATTCCGGCGATCCCGGTGCGGTGACGCATCTCGACCGCATGACGGCCGATCCCGATCCCGGAGTGCGGCAGCAGGTCGGGCTGGCGCTCGCCGAATTCGACGGCCCGGAGGCGGCGGCTGCGCTCGCCAAGCTGGTGGTCGATCCGGAACAGGCGGTGGCGACGGCGGCGGCCGACGCGATGGCGGAGTTGAAAGATCCCGACAGCGCCGATGCGATCCTGCCACTGGTCGAGCATTCGCACGCTTTCGTGCGGATGGCGGCGCTGCGCGCACTCAAGGAATTGCGACGCAAGGATTCGCTGAAGCCGGCGCTGGATGCGCTGCGCGACATCGACGCCTCGGTGCGGGTGCAGGCGATCGGCGTGATCGGCTTTCTCAAGCTGGAAGAATCGATTCCGGCGCTGACAGCGGCGACTTCCGATCCGGATCCGCATGTCCGGCGCGCCGCAGTCAGCGCACTGGCGTTCTCGCAACTCAAGCCGGCCGCCGACTCCATCACCCGGGCGCTGTCCGACGGCGACTGGATGGTGCGCGAGATCGCCGCCGAGACGCTCGGCACCAATGCCAACGGCCCACAGGCCGCCGACGCGCTGATCGGAGCGGTCGCCGACGAGTTCTGGCAGGTGCGGCTGAAGGCGGTGCGCAGCCTCGGCAAGCTGAAGGTGGCGCGCGGGGTGGCGCAGATCGGCGCGTGCATCGCGCATCAGCAGGCCAATCTGCGCAAGGAAGCCGCCGCCGCGCTCGGCGAGATCGCCGATCCAGCCGGCCAGAAATATCTCGAGCCGGTGATCGACGACGCCGATCCCGAAGTGCGAAAAAACGCCCGCTGGGCGCTGCAGCGCATCGACGCCAAGCGTAGCGCCAGCGGCGGGTGAGCTTCGCGTCTTCGTCATTCCGGGGCGCGCACAGCGACAGCTGCGAGCGAACCCGGAATCTCGCTGCGGTGATTTCGTCAACGTCACGATTCGTCGCGAGAGTCCCGGCTCGCTCGCCTTCGGCTCACGACCCGGAATGACCGCGTGAGAGATTCGTCATTGCGGCGACGCAATCCAGAACTGCAGGTGCAGCCTGCATGTGACGGCCCTGGATTGCCTCGCTGCCGGGCGACGCTTCGCGTCGCCCTCGGCTCGCAATGACGGGTGCTGGCGCGATGCCTCGGCGGAACGCTGCAACGTAACTACTTCACTGCCTGCTGATCGAAGGCGCGCAGGCTTTCGGCGCGGATCAAATCGAGGCAGTCTTTCTTGTAGGCTGCATAGGCCGGCGACAGCACCAGCTCGCTGCTGCGCGGGCGCGGCAGATCGATGCGCAGGTCGCGCAGGATGCGGCCGGGACCGGCGCTCATCAACAGCACGCGGTCGGCCAGGAAGATCGCCTCGTCGATGTCGTGGGTGACGAACACGATGGTGGTGCCGACCTGGGCCCACAGCGCCAGCAGGCTTTCCTGCATCACCGCCCTGGTCTGCGCATCGAGCGCGCCGAACGGCTCGTCCATCAGCAGCACCGCGGGGCGGTTGGCCAGCGCGCGGGCGATCGCCACCCGCTGCTGCATGCCGCCCGACAGGGTGTGCGGATAGGCGTCGGCGAAGCGAGTGAGCCCGACCATCGCGATCAGATCGTCGGCGATCGCGCCGGCCTGCTTGCTCGATTTGCCGGCCATGCTGGGGCCGTGCGAAATGTTGCTGCGCACCGATTTCCAGGGAAACAGA
The DNA window shown above is from Rhodopseudomonas palustris HaA2 and carries:
- a CDS encoding ABC transporter ATP-binding protein — translated: MEQIMSTQAPKPTPTKGRVDVRNFGLSYETLDGPMEAVTDASIHVNPGEFVSIVGPSGCGKSTLLNAVAGFLKPTTGDVLVDEVVVDGPSSERGMVFQQYSLFPWKTVKGNVEFGMKMKHLDKSSRDRAARTLLGITGLTAFENKYPDSLSGGMKQRVGIVRALATGPKVLLCDEPFGALDAQTRVIMQQILTNMWQRLKISVLFVTHDIDEAIFLSDRVYCMTTRPGTIKAEIVIPLERPRQQSMMMSSEFLALRRGLMALIREESIKAMGGEINDLALEGLSIDMNGQSFADVV
- a CDS encoding ABC transporter permease, whose translation is MESSAVRRDQQGPDSPAAAFRVGWLPSAATAPTAPRRGAASPGTYIRRWLKLNRGGLRALLIGAVALVLFLFAWHLLTANRVVFFVRFTNVPSPAAVYDSLTRAMHDSKFFMHVLLSCRRILIGFSLAALIAVPLGMVMGRFKLIHEALFPISEVLRPIPAIAWVPMAIMLWPTNEQSIVFITFLGSFFPILVNTLHGMKLVDPVLVRASQCLGAREFAIFREVYFPASLPHIFTGLTVGMGVAWVSLIAAEMISGQFGIGYFTWEAYSLVQYADIALGMICIGVLGLGSSMLIRGLGRLVMPWSK
- a CDS encoding ABC transporter substrate-binding protein gives rise to the protein MMASTPVAAQTTVTVGIGTQDTTTNTATTGVVIRQLKLLEKYLPKDGKYANVKFEFDWQNFTSGPPVTNGMMANKLQFGGMGDYPLVVNGFTFQSNPESKSRLIAVAAYSLDGSGNGLVVHKDSPYYQLSDLKGKLVSVPFGSAAHGMILKAMQDRGWPADYWQLVSQSPEVGSTNLQEKKIDAHADFVPFAELLPFRGFARKIFDGVETNLPTWHGVVVRTDFAEKYPEVVVAYVKAIIAANAWLRADPKLAAEKIQEWTGINKEVVYIFLGPGGNMTTDPTIKPQLIEAAAVDVKVLQNLGRMKEFDPKSWVDDSYIRKAYAELKLDYDAELKSTKNYEISGEDKFCKKPITEPRKAGEVWVDGDGIEPFSSAACTLAAYADIKAKGKKINMAYVFDSARGIKLFADQAYYTVGADKAQLSPFLLKKDAEAHAAKINGKVLNFDEALKSAVSGG
- a CDS encoding Crp/Fnr family transcriptional regulator, encoding MQVLASVKSATNPVASRPAVASQAGHSLLLTESARSLGGPPSLLAALTDREREIVLRHGRRKVLYRGKTLFNQGAKHDGIYLIETGRIRVFYTAPSGREITLAYWHPGNFVGGPEVFGSGVHQWSGVATSNSNIVQLPGKDLRALVVEVPGLAIGLIEGLTFKGKCYSALAQMLGTRSITERLAHLLLHLAQLYGVDDADGVLIGAAFTHADLAHMVGATRQWVTISLKRMQEKGIVASRRSQIVILRPDLLQEMRGLGD
- a CDS encoding gamma-butyrobetaine hydroxylase-like domain-containing protein → MTPTLRDGVRAAMRRQARNCQTERDGTHRSRQQIAVDASCRMLRSGQENTRMSVAPSKLARIDVAPARIGVSADLDALELVLDHGEQLRLPAGALRAACRCAFCVRARIDGVFPERFDGLAITGVAPIGGYAVNLAFSDGHNRGIYPWSLLRALGDE
- a CDS encoding ferredoxin--NADP reductase is translated as MSAFNRERVLSVRHWTDTLFSFRATRNSGFRFLNGQFAMIGLEVDGRPLLRAYSMASANHEEALEFFSIKVPDGPLTSRLQQIKEGDTILVGRKATGTLITDNLIPGKRLLLLSTGTGLAPFASLIKDPEVYERFETIILVHGCRQVSELAYGEGLVTSLGSDEFFGPLMREQFIYYPTVTREPFRNRGRITDLIASAQLFDDIGLPALDLETDRIMLCGSPGMLEELRDDFERGGFVEGSHSAPGHFVVEKAFVER
- a CDS encoding fumarate reductase/succinate dehydrogenase flavoprotein subunit — encoded protein: MAMDEILDDMSEVSCDVLVIGGGTAGPMAALKAKLKNPKANVVLLEKANVKRSGAISMGMDGLNNAVIPGYATPEQYTKEITIANDGIVDQKAVYKYAENCYSIIEELDSFGIRFLKNENGDFAVKKVHHIGTYVLPMPNGETVKKALYRQLRRARILISNRYMATRLLTGSDGRVAGAVSVNTRTAEILVIKAKAVILCMGAAGRLGLPTSGYMFGTYENAANSGDGYAMAYHAGAALANLECFQINPLIKDYNGPACAYVAGPYGAFTANNEGARFIECDYWSGQMMLEFFNELQSGKGPVFLKLNHLHEDTISEIETTLHKVERPTRGLFHEGRGTDYRQQPIEMHISEIGFCSGHSASGVFVDEFARTTIPGLYAAGDMASVPHNYMLGAFTNGAVAGEHAMEFADNADFAAFDAADVARERDRVMAPTKRDDGIPPNQIEYKARRLVNDYLQPPKVTRKFEIGQRRLAEVRDDMENRMIARNAHELLRALETQSILDCADMAAHASLYRTESRWGLYHLRTDYPEKDDDNWFCHTLLSKKDGKMASEKRAVEPYIVPIADDEKDLYDKQRVRASA
- a CDS encoding 4Fe-4S dicluster domain-containing protein, with product MPLASYETSVPVVVDEAKCIADKGCTVCVDVCPLDVLRISDLTGKAFMAYDECWYCMPCEADCPTDAVKVNIPYLLR
- a CDS encoding HEAT repeat domain-containing protein, with the translated sequence MAEPFEAYDDLDDIDDRLHAADAGERRVAIIALANSGDPGAVTHLDRMTADPDPGVRQQVGLALAEFDGPEAAAALAKLVVDPEQAVATAAADAMAELKDPDSADAILPLVEHSHAFVRMAALRALKELRRKDSLKPALDALRDIDASVRVQAIGVIGFLKLEESIPALTAATSDPDPHVRRAAVSALAFSQLKPAADSITRALSDGDWMVREIAAETLGTNANGPQAADALIGAVADEFWQVRLKAVRSLGKLKVARGVAQIGACIAHQQANLRKEAAAALGEIADPAGQKYLEPVIDDADPEVRKNARWALQRIDAKRSASGG
- a CDS encoding ABC transporter ATP-binding protein produces the protein MSLADATTQAPIEIDVDDVSIVFDTPKGQVVAADRVSFQIRRGEFVCLLGPSGCGKSTVLNTIAGFETPFEGSVRVARKPVTGPGPDRGMVFQQPHLFPWKSVRSNISHGPSMAGKSSKQAGAIADDLIAMVGLTRFADAYPHTLSGGMQQRVAIARALANRPAVLLMDEPFGALDAQTRAVMQESLLALWAQVGTTIVFVTHDIDEAIFLADRVLLMSAGPGRILRDLRIDLPRPRSSELVLSPAYAAYKKDCLDLIRAESLRAFDQQAVK